One region of Streptococcus salivarius genomic DNA includes:
- a CDS encoding diacylglycerol kinase family protein, which translates to MDLRDNNPQKKWKNREFTASFEFALTGIITAFKEERNMRKHLVSAILVVLAGLIFRVSATEWLFLLMAVFLVIALEIVNSAIENVVDLASKYHFSMLAKNAKDMAAGAVLVVSCYALITGMIVFIPKIWHLIFN; encoded by the coding sequence ATGGACTTACGCGACAATAACCCACAAAAAAAGTGGAAAAACAGAGAATTTACAGCTAGTTTTGAGTTTGCTCTAACAGGGATTATCACAGCTTTTAAAGAAGAACGCAACATGCGCAAGCATTTGGTTTCAGCTATCTTGGTGGTATTGGCTGGCTTGATTTTTCGTGTGTCTGCGACAGAATGGCTCTTTCTTTTGATGGCAGTTTTTCTCGTAATTGCCCTAGAGATTGTTAATTCTGCCATTGAAAATGTTGTCGATTTGGCCAGTAAATATCACTTTTCGATGCTAGCCAAAAATGCCAAGGATATGGCTGCAGGGGCTGTTTTAGTGGTTTCTTGTTATGCACTCATTACAGGTATGATTGTTTTTATACCTAAAATTTGGCACTTAATTTTCAATTAA